The sequence below is a genomic window from Canis aureus isolate CA01 chromosome 11, VMU_Caureus_v.1.0, whole genome shotgun sequence.
TGTTCCCTCAGCATTTGTGGGTCCCTCTGGGTCACACTGTCTGTGATACAGTAGATCAGCTGTTCCTGAGTCTCTGTAGGGAGCCATGTGGAAGCTCCTTTTGAGCTGAGACTATGTCTTGCTCTCTGCCCTATCACCAGCTCCGAGCCTAGCTCATAGAATGAACTCAGCCAATGTTCAGCCAAAGGAGGAGCGTTCTGAGAGGTAAAGTGAGTTGCCTCAAGTTATAGGGCCAGTAAGTGGCACCAATGCTAAAAGTCAAGACTCTGTCTCTAAAGTTCATGCACCTTTCCAAAAAATTGGTCTCTGAGCTATCAGAGTTTTCACAGGAGGTGTTCAACCAGAGACCAAGCCATGCACTCATTTTGATACTCATAAATGGAAAGTCATTCTTGGTTTCTTCCTCTCACTGGTTCCCTACCTTTTCTGGTAAATCCTTCATGAAGCCCAGTCAATTCTGCCTTGTAAATGAACCTTAAATCAgtctttttctatctcttcccATATTTCCATCCATGCCACCCTCACATCTCAAGTGGACTGCAGCAATACATCATTCCTCCTTAGTCAGAACTCTGCACAGGGAGGCGaagtgatctttttctttttcttttttttttttttttttttttaagattttatttatttattcatgagagatacagagagagagaggcagagacacaggcagagggagaagcaggctccatgcagggagcctgacgtgggactcgatcccaggtctccaggatcacgtcctgggctaaaggctgtgctaaaccgctaagccacccgggctgcccccgaagtgatctttttcaaaatgaaaaactgaccATGGCATTCCCCTGCTTCAGTCAGAACTCTTCCTCACTGCTCTTGGAATAAAACCCAGCAAGCTCAGCCTGGCCCCCGGGCCCCATCTGATCTGgtctcagtctccctctctgacCTTTTTTCAGGTTTTGcctttccccactcccacccccttcTCCTTACTAGAACATTCCGTGGACATTGAAACCTACCCTCTCACTTCAGTCCACCTCCCTGATCCTTGACCTGGTTCTGCCTCTCCATCCTTCAGATTGAGCTCAGTGTCAATTTCTCAGGCAAGTCTTCCCAGACCCCTCAGACCAGAAAGGTCCCCTGTCATACGTACTGATGTCATTCTGAACTTTTCCAGCAAGACCCTCATTGCAACTCATAATTATGCATTGGTTTATGAGATTTTTTTGTCTGCCATCCCCGCTAGACTATAAGCTTCACAAGGGCAAGGATCTCATCTATTTTGTCCATATCATACCCCAGTGTCTAGCATAAGGCCTAGCACATAGTCTCAATGCATGTTTGTTGTGGGTGAATAATAGGGGGTCGACTAGTGACCTTCCAGTCTCTTGTAATTCTGAGCCCACTATTCTTGGACTATCTTAATTATCCTGCTCACCATGCtttccccagtgcctagaacaatgttaggcacacagtaggtgctcaataattattGCATGAATGATTGATCTTTTCAGGGAGCTCTGCTCAAGGAGTGCTCTCCCTTATCCCCCAGCTCATTCCCAGCTCTGTCCTCCCCAGTGATCTGTTGCTTCACCCTTGGCTGGTTCCCCCTTGGCCTCAGTCTCTCCTTTGATCTGCTATGGCAGTCTGTTAACTCGAGGGTTTCTATAGGCCTTTCATGGGCCATTAAGTCCTTGCCTGGGGAACCCTATCACCATTGTTAGATTAGACTCACAGATCAAAATAGAACTGAATTATGGAAGTATTTGCCAGCCTGCCAGATTTCTCGGAGTCCTTCACATTTTCCCAGTCTTAGAAGGAACATCAAGTGTGTCACAAGGAAAAACTGGCTACATCCACTTAAATACAGGCATAGAAAGCTGGCCTGTCGAGCACTAACCATTTCTGGTTATCCTGTTGTGCCCTTGGGATCAGCCACATTGTGGACAAAGGGAGACTTCAGGTTCTGGATTTCTATGTTTTTTGTCAACTGGATGAGTAAACAGCTTCAGGGGTCTGACCAGCCAGAGACTCAGCTTCCCAGGGCCCTACCAGAAACAAGTAGCCCAGCTTTTTTAGCCATGTCGCCAGCATGTGGCAATGGAGAGTTAACAGGAAGCTCTAAGCCATTGCAGCCTTGATACAAATAGGAACTAGCCCTCTCATCTCCCCTGGGTGCTCTGAAAGATAAACGTTGGAGCAGAGCGTTTGTGGTCTTCCATGGGAAGCCACATGAAAAAATTCAGTGGAGATGGTGACTTAATGATTTTCTTTGGGTTGGCTCTTTTAGGGAGGGACATTGCTTGGGCCCCCAGACTCTGTGGTTGATGTGGGGAGCACAGAAGTCACAGAAGAACTCTTTCAGGAGTACCTGTCCTCCCTGGGGGAGTCTCTGTTCCGGTGAGTGGAGACATGGGTGGTGGTTAGTTGTGTCTGTCCCCCCACTAGATGATTGGCCCCAGAGGGCAGCCACCAGGTCACATCCCCTAGAGCACTCAGCACACACAAAGTCTGGCCCAGTATTTGTTAAATAGATATGGAGAAAAGGCAGCCCTGCCACGGAAAGAGTTCAGCATCGTTCCAAGGCAGATAGTCCGTCCCAGCATAGCTTCTGCCGAAACTCTGAGGGAAGGAAGGGCTCTTTATTCCTCCTGCTTAAAATCAGCAGCTGCTGCTCTAAACCCATACTGGGCACATGTCTTGTCCTGAAAAATCAAAAACGGGGTTTGCTGAGGAGTCGGGGTGATATGTGAACTTGAGcgggttttctcttctttttgagaAGCTTTAGACAGTCATAGTAGTGTTCAACTCTAACCCTCAAGCTCTGCTTCTGTGAATGTAAAGATTTTCCTGAGACCGCAAAGGAGCCATATATTTTGATTCCATCCTTCCCTTACAAAATCGGTGTCTTACGGTCCAGAGTGGCAAATCCAGCAGTCCTTTTGGAGtgtaagagagaaggaaaatgctaGCCCTCGTACTCAGCTGTGCTCACCACGCCATTACTGGGTTTGACTTATCCCACATATGGTTCACTACCCCTCTGACATGTTCCCCATACCTTTTCCACAATGTATAGGAGAGAGGCCTACAACATCTTTGAAAACAACTGTAACACCTTCACCAACGAAGTGGCACAGTTCCTGACTGGGCGCAAGATCCCTTCTTACATCACTGACCTTCCCTCTGAAATTCTATCCACGTAAGTGGCGTCAACCTCTGACCCTGCCCCTCGGATCCCTGATCATGGTCAGCACCACTTGGCTGACccacctctgcccttccctgctctcTTCAGAGTCCTCCCACTACAAGTGGGCCCTATCAGGATGGCACCAGCCAACATAGAGGGCCCACCCTTCCCTCCAGTCATTGGTGCTTGCCTGTGTGGCCTTCACCATCCTTGAACTTAGGCCAGCTCTACCCCAGCCTGAGTGCAACCACAGAACTTAGAAACCCACTTGTCACTGGCTCCAGCATTGGTACAGATCCTGGCATCTGCCTTTCACCTTGTTCATGAAGCAAGCCACTGCTTCCCAGAAACAGTTGCATaaaatgccacttttttttttttttttttaagattttctttctttattagagagagagaacaggggcaaagggagacggagaagcaggctccctgctgaggagggagcccaatatgggactccatcccaggcttcaggatcataacctgagccaaaggcagacacttaactgactgagccacccaggttccctaaAATGCAAATAGACAAGCAGAGGATAGATCAGAGATTTAGTAGGGTGGTTTATGCTGTAAATGTCATTTGTTGGTCTTTCTTCCCCTGCACCATGGGCCCTTTCATGTCCTTAAAGACAACTTCCTACTGTCCTTCATATCTTGTAGTGCACAGTCGGCCCTCAGTTGATGTTTTCTTCAGGAACATGCTCTAGCCCCTCCCACCCTGATGTAGTCTGAGCTTTGTGGGGCATCATCCAGGCAGTGTTGCCTAAAAGGACACACGCACCCAAACCCGTCACACCCTTCCCTTCCTTTGCTGTTGATTATGTTCAGGCAGCCCCTACCCACTCCAGGACCGTATCTGTCTGCTAACTCTGACTCGGTTTCTCCTGAACTGGGGCCCTGTCCAACGAAGATCCTGGCAGGTTTAGCAGGCTTGGCAAGGTGAGCTGTTTATCACACGTGGGTAGGAACCCCACTTGCGAAAAACTTGCAGAGGAAATGGGACTGCCATGTCCAGCTGGTGGGGAGAGCCCTAGCTCCTGGCCCTGGCCTTGTCTGCCTGTTTCCTGGTGGGCGTGTTGAACACCACAGCCTCACTAAACGATCTAGGTTATGGTGCCCTAAACAAATAGAAGTAGTTGAAGAATGTTCTGGTTGTTATTGTTTGATGGGTGGAGTTCCAGGACTTGTCTGAATAAGGGCTAATGTATCCTGATTTCATCTGTTTATGCTTGAGAATCCTTCATTGCCTTTGAACCTAGACAGGATTTCCAAAAATGGCAatatccactgaaaaaaaaaaaaaaaaaagaaagccagtaaCTGAGATGTGTTGTGGGCACCCTGATTTAAGGTTCTAGGAATTCTGGAAAGTCTCTAAGACTCCAGTATTTACAGTGTTCTTTCCAGCTAAGCTACTctgagcacaaacaggggagaGGGGGCTTTAGAAAGTGGCATTAACGGCTTCTGGCAACCTGCAATTGTTGATTTCCCGAATATCCCCTGCACTCCCTAGAAGATACCATTTTCATATCCTCATTCCTttgcctcagcttccttcctcaaaacttatttttatcttatacTGTGAAAATTAAAGATTCAGGTACTGAAAGGCCGGAAAGCTCTAGTTCCCTGTGCATTGCTAGCCTGTTTAAGCCATGGCTAACCAGAATCTGGCGAAGGTAGTAAAATGGCAGCATCTACCGAGGAGGGGGCCCCGGGGGTAAAAGGACAGAGCAGGTTGTCGTGAGAGCCCCTCGATGACCGTCGTGTGCGGGGTAGGTGAGAAAACTGAATGAGGCCATGGTGTCCTTCCTGGTGTGGCACCACCACCCCTGTGGGCACAGTTGTGACTGTCTGCACCcagcccaccccagccctgggTCTCTTTTCTCCACAGGCCCTTCGGACAGGCTCTGCGGCCCTTCCTGGACCCCATCCAGATCCAGCCTCATGGAGGGAGCCCCATAGGCCGACCCAATGGCCAGAGTTAACAGGACTGCATGGGACCGCCCTGCCTCATCAGgggcttttcctttttaaacaaaacaaaccctaccagatttctattttataattttacatcagAGCTAACAACCAGGGGACGGCTTTTTAAATTTCCCAGGGAAGGAGATCATCAGGCTGCATGTAGGACAATGCTGCTAAGATACAGAACAAAATGCCATCCCTTCTAATAGTATTATACTAATTTATTAAGGCTGTCTTGTCTGTGAGTTCACTTTTGACGCTGCTTCCTGAGCGTCCTCCACACTGGAGAAAGGGAGGGGGTTTGTTTAAGCAGAATGCAAGAGGCACAGTTTGGGGGAGCCCCAACCTAGCACCTCTTTGCAGAGAATGCCCATGCTCTACCCAGGTTGTTACCACCTGTGGGACCCAGGTGAGTTTTACAACCTCTGTGAAGTGGCAGTTGCAACATCCCGGAAGCAGTTACTGTCTGGTTTTTAAATGAACCAAAGGATTTGGTGGTGCACCTGGGACCAGTTTCAGGATGACTAACCAACCTAAGTGAACTCTGTAGCTGCAACCTCTCTCACCTTCCCTCCCTACCCCAAGCAAGGCCACGGGACCAGGGCTGGAGCAACCGGAAGCCTCAGGATCAAGGGAGAATGACAGCAAGTGTCAGGCCAGAGAATACAGGATAAAGCCATTCTTCCTTCCACCTACTGATTGCCAATCCTCTGACATCAATTTTGGAGCACCTGCCTTGCTGCCTACAGGCTGCTCTTCCTCAGCATAGCTCACCTGATAGTTACTGAAGGTTTGGGCTGGAACGGCAGAGACCCAAGCTTCATGTCTACAAGTAATAATGTAGGTTATTTGCAGTCACTgtacctcccaccccaccccccaaccaatATGCAATATTTGGCTAGGGACCAAGGGGAAAGGACTCCCTGCTCTAGAAAAATATCCCTGACATAGAAAGAATAATAATGCAGAATCAAGGTGGCAAGaaaatttcaagttattttcgatagatttttttttttttttttttacattatcctCAATGTGTTTTGAAGTCACATGTTATTTCCATTGTCATTCTGACTTCAAGGATTCACTGTTGAGAGCCTGACTGGCCATTTTCCTCATGAGTTGCTGCCAGGAGCTTATAGGGAGGGACAGTCTGGAGATTTCTTATCTGGAGAGGCTTTCAGATTCCTTTTCTTCACATGCCTCCCTTAAGTTAGTTTTTAGGGGAGTGAATGTTGGGGAAGGGACTTAGAACTGCCAGGTGTCTGAATCCCAGCCCTGGCATCTGTGCGCCCCTCCTTGCCACAGCTCCTGCCACTTCTCAGACTTGAATTATGTTCTCTTTTCTGGGGTCTGGCCCATAGCAGGTGCCTTTGCTCTTCAAAAAGCTGCTGCTCATCTCTGGCCTCatctcctcctgtctctgccattAGTCATAGCAGTTGGCACCATTGGGGTCTTGGCTAGAGGAAAAGATGGTTTTCTGCCTTAGTGTTTGCCTGTGACCTGACCAGGGGCACCTCCACGGTAACCAGCTGTGATGTCAAGCAACATTTTGGAGACCAGAAACCAGCAGGGACTCTTTAATGTAGACCCATGTGCAGAATTGGGCTCAAGGAGGATGGGTTTCAGGCTAGGTTTCTCTTGGAGGGCAGCTCATTGGTTTCTCTTGTTGGGCAgccttctccctgcctcccacccaatTTCTGTCCTTCTCCAGCTTGCCTTGCCCGGGCCTCTTTTCCAGGCTCCtgctccaggcctctctcctcagAACTCAGCTCTCTCCAGAGGGCACTGGGCATcacaggctgcttctcccttcttccccatACCCAGgctcaactggctgcattcctaatAGCAGTCACTCCAGACCCAGTAGAAGTTAGCCAAACTGGCTACCCTAAGAAACTAAGTCACTCGGTACATTGAAAGCCCCCCCACTCCATGCCCAGCAGCCATTTGTGCCAATGCCTGTGCCCTAAGGATtgtggggagagatggaggggCCAGCCAGCTGTCTACTCAGAGTGCCTCCAGGAAGGCAAGCTCACTCTCCCCACCCAAGCCCCCAGCACTCATTTTGGAAGCCTGGGATGAGGCTATGACCCCCAACCCCGTCCTCATACTTCTCggtcaatcccagaaccccagaagcATGCTCATTGTGACCAGCTAGCTCCACACAGGTGTGTGAGGCAAGCAGAGTGAGAAATGAGCCGTGTGTAATCATATCCTACACTGGACACCTTCAGGGAGGTCCATTGGTTTAAAGGGACAGAGAAGGTGGAGGGATGAGACcatcacccccctccccaaaataaAGCTATACCTTTGAGATTTCCTTTTTACCCTTGAAGTCAAACTAATAACTGTGTCTAGTACGGATgtgtttgctggttttctttggtGTTTTTTCTAATGCAATAAACTCATTCTGCCTGCTGCATTTGCGTCGTGCTTGAAGGTCTGGGTATGCGTCCAACATAGCCAggcttctgtctccctctgagcTTAACTTTGCTGAATCTGGATATGCTGCCTTTGCTTGTTTGTAAGCCTTATGGTTAAGAAGTGAcaataacagggcagccccggtggcgcagtggtttagcgccgcctgcagcctggggcgtgatcctggagacctgggatcgagtcccacgtcgggcttccgcatgaagcctgcttctccttcctcctgtgtctctccctccctctctctctctctctctgtgtgtgtgtgtgtgtgtgtatcataaataaataaataaaaatcttaaaaaaaaaaaaaaagaagtgacaatAACAGGGATGAACGTATGACTTTCACCATTGGGTTACAAAAATAGGGAAAAGGCCCAGAGAGAATATTACTTGCCCAATGTCACCTTGTGGCTGGTGGTAAAGTAAGACTCAGAGCTGCATCTGCTGCATcgcgagagacacagagaaagcgagagaggcagagacacaggcagagggagaagcaggctccctgcagggagcccg
It includes:
- the DESI1 gene encoding desumoylating isopeptidase 1 isoform X1 — encoded protein: MEPPNLYPVKLYVYDLSKGLARRLSPIMLVTQRERGRDTGRGRSRLHAPGARRGTRSRVSKIAPWAKGRERQRHRQREKQAPCREPDAGLDPGTPGSRPGPKAGKQLEGIWHTSIVVHKDEFYFGSGGISSCPPGGTLLGPPDSVVDVGSTEVTEELFQEYLSSLGESLFRREAYNIFENNCNTFTNEVAQFLTGRKIPSYITDLPSEILSTQPLPTPGPYLSANSDSVSPELGPCPTKILAGLAGLARPFGQALRPFLDPIQIQPHGGSPIGRPNGQS
- the DESI1 gene encoding desumoylating isopeptidase 1 isoform X4, translated to MEPPNLYPVKLYVYDLSKGLARRLSPIMLGKQLEGIWHTSIVVHKDEFYFGSGGISSCPPGGTLLGPPDSVVDVGSTEVTEELFQEYLSSLGESLFRREAYNIFENNCNTFTNEVAQFLTGRKIPSYITDLPSEILSTQPLPTPGPYLSANSDSVSPELGPCPTKILAGLAGLARPFGQALRPFLDPIQIQPHGGSPIGRPNGQS
- the DESI1 gene encoding desumoylating isopeptidase 1 isoform X5; translated protein: MEPPNLYPVKLYVYDLSKGLARRLSPIMLGKQLEGIWHTSIVVHKDEFYFGSGGISSCPPGGTLLGPPDSVVDVGSTEVTEELFQEYLSSLGESLFRREAYNIFENNCNTFTNEVAQFLTGRKIPSYITDLPSEILSTPFGQALRPFLDPIQIQPHGGSPIGRPNGQS
- the DESI1 gene encoding desumoylating isopeptidase 1 isoform X3: MEPPNLYPVKLYVYDLSKGLARRLSPIMLERERQRHRQREKQAPCREPDAGLDPGTPGSRPGPKAGKQLEGIWHTSIVVHKDEFYFGSGGISSCPPGGTLLGPPDSVVDVGSTEVTEELFQEYLSSLGESLFRREAYNIFENNCNTFTNEVAQFLTGRKIPSYITDLPSEILSTQPLPTPGPYLSANSDSVSPELGPCPTKILAGLAGLARPFGQALRPFLDPIQIQPHGGSPIGRPNGQS